A DNA window from Penaeus vannamei isolate JL-2024 chromosome 5, ASM4276789v1, whole genome shotgun sequence contains the following coding sequences:
- the LOC113817257 gene encoding chitinase-3-like protein 1, with the protein MKLLGLLLVFGLGVASAEKIVCYFGSWSVWRPGDGKFDVEDIDPFLCTHLIFGFAGLSNHTWEIEVLDVWNELCPEDGGNNCAYDRFVALKEKNPQLVTLLAVGGWNEGSEDYSVMAGDPAKRKTFVDSSVNLVRKHKFDGLDMDWEYPAARGGVPEDKDNFIILLQELRNAFDRFSPPLMLTGAVAAGKPTVDAAYHVQQMGELFDQVHLMSYDFHGAWENTTHHNAPLCGLPTDVDDMAYFNVVFGVNYYLSLGVPKEKLVMGIPEYGRCYTLDDINSNGLLAPASKPGPAGPYIRIPGTLGFNEICERIRQDQTCTVTKDPRMYEPYFYCSSDNIWCGFDDADSVTLKARFAKNMGLSGVLVWTVDTDDFHPRCYNEDFHLLRSMKRALDAPADEEFPDCQGLYTTPSPSTTPEPTPSTAAPTTSTAEPTPSTAAPTPSTAEPTPSTAEPTPSTAAPTPSTAEPTPSTAEPTPSTAAPTPSTAEPTPSTAAPTPSTAEPTPSTAAPTPSTAEPTPSTAEPTPSTAAPTPSTAAPTPSTQSPSSVTPNPGHPRPDCTQHIDGSVFPHDDCNKYWLCTNGQAILEMCSPGTLFDEDLMICNWENSVDTSNCNNWICEVDNTYYPHADCDKYYWCHNGSPHVEQCADGLFWNQYLTQCDFPSHVDTSNCNIV; encoded by the exons AAAAAATTGTATGCTACTTCGGGTCCTGGTCCGTGTGGAGGCCTGGCGATGGCAAATTCGACGTTGAGGACATCGACCCCTTCCTCTGCACTCACCTCATCTTCGGCTTCGCGGGCCTGAGCAACCACACCTGGGAAATTGAG GTCTTGGACGTCTGGAATGAATTGTGTCCCGAAGACGGAGGGAACAACTGTGCCTATGACAGGTTTGTCGCCCTGAAGGAAAAGAACCCACAGCTGGTGACCCTCTTGGCTGTCGGCGGCTGGAACGAGGGATCCGAGGATTACTCTGTG ATGGCCGGCGATCCCGCAAAGAGGAAGACCTTTGTGGACAGCAGCGTCAACCTCGTGAGGAAGCACAAGTTCGACGGACTGGACATGGACTGGGAGTACCCGGCTGCACGAGGAGGTGTTCCTGAAGACAAG GATAACTTCATCATCCTGCTGCAGGAACTTCGCAACGCTTTCGATCGGTTCAGCCCTCCCCTCATGCTGACGGGCGCGGTGGCAGCTGGCAAGCCCACAGTCGACGCCGCCTACCACGTGCAACAGATGGGGGAGCTTTTCGACCAAGTGCACCTCATGTCCTACGACTTCCACGGCGCCTGGGAGAACACCACCCACCACAACGCCCCTCTCTGCGGCCTTCCCACGGACGTCGACGACATGGCGTACTTCAACGTG GTGTTCGGCGTCAACTACTACCTCTCCCTCGGCGTCCCCAAGGAGAAGCTGGTGATGGGCATCCCCGAGTACGGCCGCTGCTACACCCTGGACGACATCAACAGCAACGGACTGCTCGCCCCCGCCTCGAAACCTGGTCCGGCCGGCCCTTACATCCGGATTCCAGGAACCCTCGGCTTCAATGAG ATCTGCGAGCGAATCCGACAGGACCAGACGTGCACTGTCACGAAGGATCCACGGATGTACGAACCCTACTTCTACTGCTCAAGTGACAACATCTGGTGCGGGTTCGATGATGCCGACTCTGTTACACTTAAG GCTCGATTCGCCAAGAACATGGGTCTCTCGGGCGTCTTGGTGTGGACGGTTGACACGGACGACTTCCACCCACGGTGCTACAACGAGGACTTCCACCTGCTCCGCTCCATGAAGAGGGCCTTGGATGCACCTGCCGACGAAGAGTTCCCG GATTGCCAAGGACTGTACACAACGCCCTCGCCTTCAACTACACCAGAACCCACTCCCAGCACCGCTGCACCCACTACCAGCACCGCTGAACCCACTCCCAGTACTGCTGCACCCACTCCCAGCACCGCTGAGCCCACTCCCAGCACCGCTGAGCCCACTCCCAGCACTGCTGCACCCACTCCCAGCACTGCTGAACCCACTCCTAGCACTGCTGAACCCACTCCCAGCACTGCTGCACCCACCCCCAGTACTGCTGAACCCACTCCCAGCACTGCTGCACCCACTCCCAGTACTGCTGAACCCACTCCCAGCACCGCTGCTCCCACTCCCAGCACCGCTGAACCCACTCCCAGTACTGCTGAACCCACTCCGAGCACAGCTGCACCTACTCCTAGCACAGCTGCACCCACTCCTAGCACCCAGTCACCAAGTTCTGTCACTCCTAATCCAGGTCACCCCAGGCCTGACTGCACCCAGCACATTGACGGCTCAGTTTTCCCTCACGATGATTGTAACAAG TACTGGCTGTGCACAAATGGCCAAGCTATTTTAGAAATGTGCAGCCCTGGTACTCTGTTCGACGAGGACCTCATGATCTGCAACTGGGAGAACAGCGTTGACACCTCCAACTGCAACAATTGGATCTGCGAAGTCGACAACACTTACTACCCTCACGCTGACTGCGACAAG TATTACTGGTGCCACAACGGATCACCCCATGTGGAACAGTGCGCGGACGGTTTGTTCTGGAACCAGTACCTTACACAGTGTGATTTCCCGAGCCATGTGGACACTTCAAACTGCAACATAGTCTAA